AATGAGCTGAACGCAGCGGGGGCTGAGGCCATTTCCATCAATGGCGAACGATTGATTAATACCTCGGAGATCCGCCAGGCGGGCTCCTATATTAATATAAACCGTAACAAATACGGTGCACCCTTTGAGGTGAAAGTCATTGGCAATTCCCAGGACCTGTCCGCTGCCATCAAAATGCGGGCCGGTGTTGTGGATGTCATGCAGTCCAATAAGCTGAAGGTTTCTATTTCACAGGAGGACAATGTTCTGGTAAAGGCCTACAGCGGAGTGATTGACTTTAAGTATGCAACGCCGGTCTCAGGCAGTGGGGCCGATGAATAGCGGTGGGCTATGAAGAGTATGAATGAAAAAACCATGAACTGGATACTGGTTTCGGTCTTTCTGGTGGTTGGCATCGGAATGGCCCTGATCGTGAAGGAGATTGGTTCCAAGGATATCCCGGCGCAGCGTACCTTTGTCAACGCGAAGACCTTATACAACCAGGAGCTTGAGGAGGATAACCTCAAGGTGAAAAATGAAGAGCTCAGCAAAAAACTGGAGGCTGAGCAGAAACGGCTCGAAACCTACGAGGAGGCCCAGAGGGCCATCGCGGATGACGGGTCTGTGGTCGACACTGTCGGCCAGTATCTGGACTCAGAGCTCGAAAACTATCAAATGGCAGACGGCTCTGTCGCCATTCAGGGGCCCGGTATTGTCATCACGCTGGAAGACAGCGAGAAGGCCATCGAGCCCGGTGAGAACCCCAATAAATACCTGGTGCACAACTCAGATGTGCTGGCCGTCATCAACGAACTGAAGGCCGCCGGTGCAGAGGGGATCCAGCTCAATAAAATGCGCGTCACCAGCAGCAGCAACATCGACTGCGGCGGTGCGGTTATCAATGTGGATGATGAGATATCCTCTCCGCCATTTGTGATTGAGGCCATTGGAGACCCGGAATCCATGTATATTTACTTAAATTCTGATGAAAGTGTTATTCAACTGTTGAAATATTGGGAAATAAAGGTTAATATAGAAAAGTCAGAATATTTACGACTCAACAAAAGTAACAAAAAGTAATAAACTGTAATTTGATTTTTTGCAGAGAAACGAGGACAACGATGCTATATCCATTAATAGGGCTGCTCGCAGGACTTTTAATCGGTGTTGTTTTGCCTTTTGAAATACCGCTGGCATATTCATCCTATCTCTCGATCGCGATACTCGCTTCGCTGAACTCAGTATTTGGCGGCATCCAGGCTGACCTGGAAGGAAAATTCGACCAAAAGCTGTTTATCACCGGGTTTTTTGGCAACACCATTCTGGCGGCGCTGCTGACCTATATCGGTGACCGGGTAGGGATTCCAATATATTACGCAGCAATCTTTTATTTTGGAACCAGCCTGTTTTCAAGCTTTGCGAAGATCCGGCGCTATTATTTCCGCTCCGGCAGCAAAGAATCAGATCCTAAAGCGATTTCAAAGGAACAGAAGCATGGCCATTCAACCGGCCATAAGGCTGAGCCTATAGAAATAATACATTCCACGACCGATGATTTGGACGAGACAGAGGACTATGAGGAAGAAGACTACGAAGCTGTCGAGCTTGACAAGGACGGCTACCGCGGAGACGCTTCCGACGAGGATGAAGTTTTTGAAGATGATGAAGAACTGGATGAAGAAAAAAAAAATGATGATAAAAAACAAACTAAGAGTTTCTTACGTGAAATAGAGGAGGAAGAAAAGTGATTGAATTAGATGGCTACAATGATAATTTTGCGAGAATTCGTGTAATTGGTGTTGGCGGCGGCGGGAACAATGCCGTTAACCGCATGATCGAATCAGGTCTGAAGGGTGTTGACTTCATATCCATCAATACCGATAATCAGGCATTAGCCCTGACCCTGGCTGAAAAACGCCTTCAGATTGGTGAAAAGACCACTGGCGGTCTTGGTGCGGGCGGTAACCCTGAAATGGGACAGAAGTCTGCGGAAGAAAGCCGTGATGCCATTGCAGATTTAATTCAGGAAACCGATCTGTTGTTTATCACTGCTGGTATGGGCGGCGGAACCGGTTCCGGTGCTGCGCCGATCATTGCAAAAATTGCCCGTGAAATGGGTATCCTGACCATTGGTGTTGTCACCAAACCATTTTCCTTTGAAGGCCGGGTACGTATGCGCAACGCTCAGATTGCCAGTGATTTCCTTCAGGACAATGTCGATGCGCTGGTAACCATTCCAAATGACCGCTTATTAAGAATGGCCGATAAGACCACTTCCTTAAGAGATGCCTTCAAGCTGGCTGATGATGTATTATTACAGGGTGTCAAGAGTATTTCGGACCTGATCTCTATGCCGGGTCTTGTAAGCCTTGACTTTGCCGACGTTAAGACCATCATGAAGGATGCCGGTCTGGCTCACATGGGTGTTGGCCGCGCTTCCGGTGAAAACCGTGCCGAAGAAGCGGCAAAAGAAGCCATCTTAAGCCCGTTGCTGGAAACCGAAATCGACGGCGCAACCGGCGTGCTCTTAAACATTACCGCAGGCGAAGACCTGTCACTCTTTGAAGTCGACAGAGCCGCTACCATTGCGAGAGAAGCCTCCGACGAGGACGCCAACGTAATCTTTGGTGCGACCATCGATGAAAGCTTTGGCGATGAAATTCAGATTACCGTTATCGCTACCGGATTTTTACCGGCAGAAGAAGTGGAAGCTAAAAAAGCTGCAATCCTGAACAGTGCCAATGCCACAGCTGCAAATACAGCCCCTAAGACTGAAACCAAAACCACCAGCGGCGCAGGTGAATTTGCGATTCCTGGTTTTTTAAGCAACGAAGACTAAGGTGTGTGAATGAAGTGTCCCTTTTGTGATTATGACGAAAGCAAAGTAGTTGATTCACGACCTGTTGAAGAAGGCACTATGATTCGTAGAAGGAGGGAATGTATCCGGTGTTCCAAAAGGTTTACGACCTATGAGCGCATTGAAAACATTCCCTTGATCGTTGTTAAAAAAGGCGGGCAGCGCGTCCCCTTTGATAAAAATAAAATTTTGAACGGGATGATCAAAGCCTGTGAAAAACGTCCGGTACCCATCGACAACATTCAGCGTGTGGTCGATTTAATGGAGAAGGAGCTTTATCAGGTTGAAGATAAAGAGGTGGAATCATCCTATATTGGAGAGCGTGTCATGGACGCGCTTAAGGATATCGATCAGGTGGCCTACGTTCGTTTTGCATCAGTTTATCGTGAGTTTAAGGATGTTGAATCCTTTATGGATGAACTGAACCGCCTTATGTCGGAACGCTGAAGGCGTGGAGTAGTGAATGAAATTTTTTGAAAAAACCATTGCGTCCAAGGAAATTTATCATGGCCGCATCTTAAATTTAAAGGTCGACGAAGTCGAGCTTCCGGATGGAGGGACCTCTTTCCGGGAACTGGTAGACCACAAGCAGGGGGTCGGTATTCTGCCTGTCAGAGGCAACCGGATAATATTCGTGCGCCAGTTTAGAAAGGCCATCGAAAAAGTTATCCTGGAAATACCGGCAGGTCTGGTTGAAGCGGGTGAAGATCCCAAAAAGGCAGCGGTACGGGAGCTGCAGGAAGAAATTGGCCTGAAGCCCCTGGATTTGCACTTTTTAGGAGAAATGTGGCCCTCACCGGGATTTACCAATGAAGTGACCACTTTATTTATGGCGTCTCAATTTGTAATTGAGCCGAGAAAACAGGATGATGATGAATTCATCGAAATTGTCGAAATGCCTATACGGACAGTTCAGATGCTTTACCTCAAAGGTAAATTTTCAGACGCAAAGACTGCCTGTGTTTTAGGTCGCTTTTTTTCTCTTATGTAAATAAAATCATCGAGGTGGTCTTTTATCATCTGTGTTGCACACAGGATAACAGATCACTTTTCTTATTATTTGTAGCAAAAAAATTAAAGCTTTTAAGGAGAAACTGAATGACAGAAAATTTTATCTTTTCCGGTCATGACACGGTGGCGCTGGCAAAGCAGTATGGCACACCGCTTTATGTGATGAGCGAAGATATTTTAAGAGCCAACATCAACCGCATTAAGGCGGCCTTTGAATCGGCCAATGCGGACTATGATGTGAACTATGCCGGTAAAACCTTTTTAAACATGGGAATGTGCCGGATTGTGGCAAGTGAGGGCATCTCTCTGGATGTGGCCTCAGGCGGGGAACTCTATACCGCTGTAAAAAGTGGTTTCAATCCTGCCCGGATCTGCTTTCACGGCAGCAACAAGAATCAGGCGGAGCTGGAGATGGCCCTTGGCTATAAGGTAGGCCGCATCGTGATCGACAGCGAATGGGAGCTGGAACGGCTGCGCCTTCTGACAGACGAGCTGGAACAGTCGGTCAAGGTGCTGTTTCGGGTATCACCAGGCATCGAGGCCCATACCCACGAGCTCATACAGACAGGAAAGATTGATTCCAAGTTTGGCCTGCCGCTGAGCCAGGCCCGTGAAATTATCGGCCGCACAAAGGACATGAGCTATGTGGAGGCTGTGGGGATCCACTGCCATATTGGCTCCCAGATTGCCGATGAAAAGCCTTTTTTACTGGCGTCAGAGGTTATGCTCGATCTTTATAAGGCATTGCTTTCTGATGGGCTGAATCTGACAGAGATCAACCTGGGCGGGGGTTTTGGCATCCCTTACCTGCCCGACGATCCCAGCTTTGACGTCACCAATTATATTCCTAAAATGGTGGATCATATGCGTGAGATGTCTGCACAGCGGGAGGTTCCCATGCCTAAAATTGTCGTGGAGCCTGGCCGTTCTCTTGCGGCGCCGGCAGGTATTACACTGTATACGGTCGGCACCGTCAAAGAGATTCCAGGTCTGAAAAAGTACGTGAGCGTGGATGGGGGCATGGCAGATAATCCGCGCCCGGCCCTTTATGGGGCAGACTACAATGCTGTAATCTGTAATAAGCCACAGGACGAAGCGTTGATGGAGGTGGTAACCGTCAGCGGCAAGGCCTGTGAGACCGATACCCTCATCAAGTCCATTAAGCTGGCGTCACCTCAGCCGGGTGATACGCTGGCAGTGCTTCATACCGGAGCTTATAATTATTCAATGGCCAGCAATTATAACCGTCTCAGAAGACCGGCTGTTGTCCTCTTAAAAGGGGACCGGTCCGAAATTCTGGTTGAACGTGAAAGCTTTGAAGACCTGGTCCGAAATGACCGGATTCCTTCCTGGTTAGAGGACTGATTATGTTTAGCGCGAGTTATTTTATCAACCTGCTGCTGAGCCTGCCGGGGATTCTGGTGGCCATTTCTTTCCATGAAATGGCCCACGGCTACGCGGCAGATGCAATGGGTGACCCGACCCCCAAGCTGGCAGGCCGCCTGACCGTCAACCCGCTTAAGCACATTGACCCCATTGGCTTTATCAGCATGCTGCTTTTCCGGTTTGGCTGGGCCAAGCCCGTGCCGGTCAACCCGAATAATTTTAAGAGCCACCGGAAGGGGATTATTGTTGTCAGCCTGGCGGGCTGCTTCACCAATCTTTTACTGGGATTTATTTCGCTCATTGCGATCTATGCGGTTTCGCCCTTTGCCAATGTGTACCTGCTCCAGATTCTGCAGTATATGTACCTGTACAACTTGATGTTCGCGGTCTTTAACCTCATTCCCATACCGCCCCTTGATGGCTCTCAGATTCTGGCCGAATTTCTGCCCTATAACGCGAAACAGAAATTCTACCAGTTCTCACGCTATGGGATGATTATCCTGCTGCTGCTGGTTGTGTTCAATGTATTCGGCCTGATTATCACCCCCATCATCAATGGGATCGATGGGTTGTTCAGAATGATACTAAACCCACTTTTTTTAATGCTTTGGTCATAAAATGAATAGTTATGAAGTCAGCTTAGAGAAATTTGAAGGTCCTCTGGACCTTCTCATTCATTTAATTCAAAAAAACAAAATTGATATTTACGATATTCCCATCGCGGAGATCACCAACCAGTATCTGGCCCATATCGAGAAGTGGCGTGAGCTCGATATGGAGGTTGCCAGTGAGTTTGTGGTCATGGCCTCCAAGCTTTTGGAAATCAAGTCCAGAATGCTTCTGCCAAGAGCAAAGGATGAGGAAGAGGACGAGGAAGACCTGAAAGAAAAACTGGTGCGCCAGCTCATTGAGTACAAAATCTTTAAAAATATCAGCACCTATCTGGAAGAACGTGAGTGCACCGAGCTTCACGCGGTCTACAAGGACCCGGAATACATACCGGTTATGAACCAGGACGCGGAGGTTGAGATCAACCCTGAGGATATTTTTAAGGCATACTCCAATATATTTTCCCTATACAACGATGAGATTGAGTTCAAGGACTTTTCTCAGGAGATTGTAAGGGAAGTTTTTACTGTGGAGGAAAAAATAGAATACATCGAGGGCCAGTTTGAGCTCAATCGTTCCGGCGAGCTTCATTTTTCAGAGCTGTTCAGAAAAAAAGTGAGCCGGGGTGAGGTTGTGGTCACCTTTCTGGCGCTTTTGGAAATGTATAAAATTAACAACATACGGCTTTTTCAGAACCGTGTATTTCAGGAAATTATCATCAGACAGAGGACAGAGGAATAAATGCAGGAACTTTCAAAAAGCAATAAAAAGCGTTTAAAGGGAATCATCGAGGGCATTCTGTTTGCCGCCGGCGAGCCCGTCGCGCTGCGTGAGCTTGAAAAGGCGATGGAGCTGGATGGGAACACCATTCAGGAGCTTATGTCAGAGCTGGAAAAGGACTACGGCGGCGTGGAAAGGGGCCTGCGTCTGGTACAGGTGAACAAAACCTGGCAGCTGTCCACAAAGCCCGAGCATTACGATTTTATTAAGCAGGTGCTGGGGCAGCAGGAGGCTTCAGGCCTGTCCAAGGCGGCTCTGGAGACCCTTTCCATTATCGCCTACCGCCAGCCGATCACCCGTATTGACATTGACAACCTGAGAGGGGTCAGCTCCAACAGCTCGGTTCAGCGTCTCCTTGACCGGGGACTGATCAAGGAGGCGGGCCGGATGGAGGCGCCGGGCCGCCCGATTCTCTATAAAACAACACCCGCCTTCTTAAAGACCGTCCAATTGAAGCGTATCGAGGATTTGCCGGACTTTAAACAGTTTGCCGAGGGTGAACAGCAGAAATTTGAGATCGCCGCTTCTACGGCAGAAAATATGGAAATTAACACAGTTGAGGAAATGAATTGAGATTACAGAAATATATGGCCCAGTGCGGCGTTGCCTCAAGGCGTAAATCAGAGGAGCTCATTGCCGCCGGCAGAGTGTGTGTCAACGGTGAGACCGTGCTGACCCCTGGTTTTCAGGTAAACCCAGGCGTTGATACGGTTACGGTAAACGGCAAAGCCATTGCCGAGGATCAGAAAATTTATGTGCTGCTGAATAAGCCCAAGGGCGTGGTATCCACCTCGGCAGACCGCCATGCGGATCAGACCGTCATGGACCTGCTGCCTGTCAGGGAGCGGCTGTTTACGGTGGGACGGCTGGATAAGGATACGGAGGGCCTGCTGATTTTAACCAATGATGGCGACCTGACCTTCCGTCTGACCCATCCCAGCCATGAGTTTGATAAGGTTTATGAGGGGCTTGTAAAGGGCATCCCCGCTGCGGATGAGCTGAGGCGTTTTGCCGAGGGGGTTGAGATCGAAGAAGACGACCACACCCTGCACACCACTGCGCCTGCCTCTGTGCAGGTTTTAAAGACCTACAGAAGCACAGCCCTGCTTCAAATGACCATTCACGAGGGAAGAAAACGGCAGATTCGCAAAATGTGCGCGGCCATTCACCATCCGGTCATTCACCTCAAGCGGGTCGCCATTGGCAGCATCACCTTAAAGGGATTGAAGGCTGGTGAATGGCGTTATCTTACAGAGGAAGAAATACGTTATCTGAGGGGAGAAAAAGATGATTAAGATTGTGATTCCTAAAAGCTTTGAGGTGGTCGCCCCGTATTTTAAGGCGCCAGAGCACAAGCGGAGCCTTTATATGACGGCCATGGATGGCGATGTACTTCTTGCCGTGGCCCGTTTTATGGTAAAAGGGGAGACGGCAGAGCTTTACGATATTATAAAGGTTGAGCCGGAGGTGCCCATGGCAGTACTGGATGGCCTGATCCGCACGACCCTGTTCCAGGCAGCCGAGCTGGGCTGTGAAGCCTGCCGGGTTTACAATGTGCCGGATGGACTGAAGTCCTACTTTGCGGGTCACCAGTTCAGGGACTGCGGCGACTACATCGGCCATGACGCTTATGTCAATGAGTTTTTTAAGCCATGCCCGGGGTGTGCCGGTGCCGTCGATTAATGATTTCAGGAGAGTGACCTTGCTGGCAGGGGCCATGATGGCCGGGCATTTACGGGAAGGGGATTCGGCCATCGACGCGACGGCCGGAACCGGCGCGGATACCTGTCTGCTGGCCCGGAGTGTCGGCGCATCTGGGAAGGTCTATGCCTTCGATATCCAGAAGGAAGCTCTGGAAGAAACAGAACAGCGCCTGTCGGCTGAGGGCTTAAGGGACCGTGTCCTGCTTTTTCACAGGGGCCATGAGGAAATGAAGTGTCTCCCGGAGCTCCGGCAGGATTCTAAAATTATGGGGATTATGTTTAATTTAGGGTATCTGCCTCATGGAGACAAAGCCGTATATACAAAGACAGATACCACACTGGCAGCCCTTGAAAGCAGTGTGACGCTGCTGGCGCCAAAGGGCCTGCTCACACTCTGCCTGTACCGGCACCCCGCGGGCCTTGACGAGAGCAGGGCAGCAGAAAAATGGTGCGCACAGCTGGGAACAGGCTTTAATGTACATAAGCTTGAAACAATCAACAAAAATAATCCGCCCTATCTAATTATGGTGGAAAAGACAAAATGAGGCAGATAACGGAAATGAACCAATCGGATACGAAACATGATAGCAAACCGGAACTAAGGGATATTTTTGCAGAGATTAAAGAGCGCTACAAGGACCTGAGCAAAAGCCATAAAAAAATTGCGGCCTTTGTGATGAAGAATTATGAGAAGGCTCCCGACATGTCTGCCATCAAGGTGGCGCAGCATGTAAAAGTCAGCGAAGCGACGGTGGTGCGCTTTGCGCTCTCTTTGGGCTATGAGGGTTACCCGGAGTTCAGAAAGGCGCTTAAAAATGAAATAAACAGCAAATTAACGACCATCGAGCGTATCAATATGACCCTGGGTGACGAAGAAAAAGAGAAGCTGATGCAGCGCTCTGTGGCCGCGGTGCTCAAAAGCGACATCAAGAGCATTAACGGCACCCTTGAAGCCTTTGACTATGATGCGCTCAAAGAGTGCGTGGACCTGATCCGCGGTGCGGGCAAGGTGGTCATTATCGGCTTTAGAACGACCAGTCTGCTCACCGAGCACCTGGGCTACTATCTGAACCTGATCTTAGATGATGTCCGGGTGATCAACCACGGTGTAACCGACGTGTATGAGCATTTGATCAAAATCGGCGAGGGCGACGTGGTCATTGCCATGAGCTTTCCGCGCTACGCCCAGAAAACCTATGAAGCGATACAATTTCTTAAGAACCGGGGGCCCAGGATCATCACCATATCGGACAGCGAGCACGCTCCCATCAATGAGTTTGCAGACTACAAGCTGATTGCGAAGAGCAATGTCTATTCCTTTGTGGATTCTCTGGTGGCGCCCTTAAGTCTGATTAACGCACTGGTCGTGGCAGTGGGCTTTAAAAATATCAAAGAGACAAAACAGACCTTTAACGAGCTCGAGGAAATCTGGAAAGAGCATTATATTTATACCGGCGACGAGTTCGTCAAGGATCTATAGGAGAGAGTATGAAAAAAACAGCCATTATCGGCGGCGGCCCCGCCGGGATGACCGCGGCCATTGCCGCACTGCGCTCAGGCCAGCAGGTGGATCTTTATGACCAGAATGAAAAACTGGGCAAAAAGCTTTACATTACCGGAAAGGGCCGGTGTAACCTGACCAACCACTGCGATATCAGCGAATTTTTTGACAGCATTGTCACCAATAAGAATTTTCTTTATTCAGCCCTTTACACCTTTACCAATGATGCGTTTATGGAAATGATGGAAGAAAACGGCTGTCCCCTCAAGGTTGAACGGGGAGAGCGGGTCTTTCCAAAAAGTGACAAGTCCAGCGACATTATCAAAACCTTCAGAAAAATTCTGGAGCGTGAGGGGGCGCAGGTTTATCTGAACCACCGCATCGCAGCCATTGAGACCGGAGAAGACAGCGACGGAAAAAGAGTTACCGGTATCCGGCTGGAAAATGGAAGGGTCGAAAATTATGACCGGATCATTCTGGCCACTGGCGGAAGAAGCTATCTCTCAACCGGCTCGGATGGTTCGGGCTTTAAAATGGCCAGAGAGCTTGGCCACCGGGTGACTCCCCTGAGGCCGTCGCTGGTGGGCGTCAATATTCAGGAGGCCTGGGTGCCGGAGCTGCAGGGCCTTTCACTGCGCAATGTGGGCCTGACCATGAAAAAGGGTAAAAAGAAGGTCCGGTATGAGGCAGGTGAGATGCTCTTTACGCATTTTGGTGTCTCCGGTCCGCTGGTACTTACCATGAGCGCCTTTATGAAGCCGCCCTGTGAGGATTATACCCTGACCATTGATCTGAAGCCTGCTCTCAGCATGGAACAGATGGATGCCCGGCTGCAGCGTGACTTTGAAAAATATCATAACAAGCATTTTATTAACAGCTTAGTGGATTTATTACCTTCAAAAATGATTCCGGTTATGGTAAAATGTTCAGGTATTCCAGAGGATAAAAAGGTCAACCAGGTCACGCGGGAGGAACGCAGACACCTGGCGGAGCTTTTTAAGGGGCTGACCCTTCACGTGACATCCCTTCAGGATATCAATACCGCCATCATCACTTCGGGTGGTGTGGATGTCCGGGAGATCGACCCCAGTACAATGGAATCAAAACTTGTCCGTGGGCTTTATTTTGCCGGCGAAATGATCGACGTCGACGCCCTCACAGGCGGGTTTAACATACAGATTGCCGCCAGCACCGGGTGGCTGGCAGGTTTATCGGAAGAAGGTTAAGGAGAGCTTTATGCAGATTGCAATTGACGGCCCTGCCGGGGCAGGAAAAAGTACCATTGCGAAAATAATTGCAAAGGAATTGGGTATTCTTTATTTAGATACCGGCGCGATGTACCGGGCCATTACCTACGGTGTCTGGAAAAACAAAATGGATTTTTCGGATCAGAAGGCCATCGCGGATTTTACCAGAAGGAACACCATTGATTTTAAGGGCGAGGATGTTTATTTAAGCGGCGAAAGGGTAACAGAAGAGATTCGACTGCCCATTGTCAGCAGGCATACCTCGGATGTGGCCTGTATCGGCGAGGTCCGCAGACTGCTGGTCGAACAGCAGCAGAGCATCGCAGGCAGTCATTCGGTGATCATGGACGGCAGAGATATCGGGTCGGTGGTGCTCCCGGAGGCAGACTATAAGTTTTATCTGGATGCCAGCATTGACGAGCGCGCCAGACGGCGGGCCATCGAGCAGCAGGCCAGGGGAATCGAACAGGATTTTGACAGTATCCGCGAAAGCATTGCGGTGCGGGACTATAACGACAGCCACCGCGACGAGGGGCCATTAGTCTGTACCGAGGACGCTGTTGTGGTCGACACCACCGGCAAAAGCATTGACGAGGTCTGTCAGGTAATCCTAGAAAATATCCGGGGAGGAATGGCCCATGTTTTATAGATTCGGCAGAGCCCTGATCAAGCTTTTAAATCTCATTTTGTATAACATCCAAGCAGAGGGTGAGGAGAACATTCCGGAGACTGGCGGTTTTGTCCTTTGTCCCAATCATATCAGCAATTATGACCCTCTGGCTGTGGCCACGCATATGAAGCGGCAGGTACATTTTATGGCCAAGGCCGAGCTCTATAAAAATTTTGTTTTTAAAAAGGTGATGCTGGCCTTAGGCACCATTCCTGTTGACCGGGGGAAGGTTTCACTGGAAACACTAAAGGAATCCTTAAGAGTTCTCAAAAACGGTGAGATTCTGGGCATTTTCCCGGAGGGAACCCGTGTAAAAAACGGCGAACGCAGGAAACCAATGGAGGGTTTTGTGGTATTTGCCCTGAAAACCAAGTCTCCCATCCTGCCGGTACACATTGAGG
This region of Eubacterium sp. 1001713B170207_170306_E7 genomic DNA includes:
- a CDS encoding DUF881 domain-containing protein, whose product is MNEKTMNWILVSVFLVVGIGMALIVKEIGSKDIPAQRTFVNAKTLYNQELEEDNLKVKNEELSKKLEAEQKRLETYEEAQRAIADDGSVVDTVGQYLDSELENYQMADGSVAIQGPGIVITLEDSEKAIEPGENPNKYLVHNSDVLAVINELKAAGAEGIQLNKMRVTSSSNIDCGGAVINVDDEISSPPFVIEAIGDPESMYIYLNSDESVIQLLKYWEIKVNIEKSEYLRLNKSNKK
- the ftsZ gene encoding cell division protein FtsZ, which produces MIELDGYNDNFARIRVIGVGGGGNNAVNRMIESGLKGVDFISINTDNQALALTLAEKRLQIGEKTTGGLGAGGNPEMGQKSAEESRDAIADLIQETDLLFITAGMGGGTGSGAAPIIAKIAREMGILTIGVVTKPFSFEGRVRMRNAQIASDFLQDNVDALVTIPNDRLLRMADKTTSLRDAFKLADDVLLQGVKSISDLISMPGLVSLDFADVKTIMKDAGLAHMGVGRASGENRAEEAAKEAILSPLLETEIDGATGVLLNITAGEDLSLFEVDRAATIAREASDEDANVIFGATIDESFGDEIQITVIATGFLPAEEVEAKKAAILNSANATAANTAPKTETKTTSGAGEFAIPGFLSNED
- the nrdR gene encoding transcriptional regulator NrdR is translated as MKCPFCDYDESKVVDSRPVEEGTMIRRRRECIRCSKRFTTYERIENIPLIVVKKGGQRVPFDKNKILNGMIKACEKRPVPIDNIQRVVDLMEKELYQVEDKEVESSYIGERVMDALKDIDQVAYVRFASVYREFKDVESFMDELNRLMSER
- a CDS encoding NUDIX hydrolase; the protein is MKFFEKTIASKEIYHGRILNLKVDEVELPDGGTSFRELVDHKQGVGILPVRGNRIIFVRQFRKAIEKVILEIPAGLVEAGEDPKKAAVRELQEEIGLKPLDLHFLGEMWPSPGFTNEVTTLFMASQFVIEPRKQDDDEFIEIVEMPIRTVQMLYLKGKFSDAKTACVLGRFFSLM
- the lysA gene encoding diaminopimelate decarboxylase, which encodes MTENFIFSGHDTVALAKQYGTPLYVMSEDILRANINRIKAAFESANADYDVNYAGKTFLNMGMCRIVASEGISLDVASGGELYTAVKSGFNPARICFHGSNKNQAELEMALGYKVGRIVIDSEWELERLRLLTDELEQSVKVLFRVSPGIEAHTHELIQTGKIDSKFGLPLSQAREIIGRTKDMSYVEAVGIHCHIGSQIADEKPFLLASEVMLDLYKALLSDGLNLTEINLGGGFGIPYLPDDPSFDVTNYIPKMVDHMREMSAQREVPMPKIVVEPGRSLAAPAGITLYTVGTVKEIPGLKKYVSVDGGMADNPRPALYGADYNAVICNKPQDEALMEVVTVSGKACETDTLIKSIKLASPQPGDTLAVLHTGAYNYSMASNYNRLRRPAVVLLKGDRSEILVERESFEDLVRNDRIPSWLED
- a CDS encoding site-2 protease family protein; protein product: MFSASYFINLLLSLPGILVAISFHEMAHGYAADAMGDPTPKLAGRLTVNPLKHIDPIGFISMLLFRFGWAKPVPVNPNNFKSHRKGIIVVSLAGCFTNLLLGFISLIAIYAVSPFANVYLLQILQYMYLYNLMFAVFNLIPIPPLDGSQILAEFLPYNAKQKFYQFSRYGMIILLLLVVFNVFGLIITPIINGIDGLFRMILNPLFLMLWS
- a CDS encoding segregation/condensation protein A, translating into MNSYEVSLEKFEGPLDLLIHLIQKNKIDIYDIPIAEITNQYLAHIEKWRELDMEVASEFVVMASKLLEIKSRMLLPRAKDEEEDEEDLKEKLVRQLIEYKIFKNISTYLEERECTELHAVYKDPEYIPVMNQDAEVEINPEDIFKAYSNIFSLYNDEIEFKDFSQEIVREVFTVEEKIEYIEGQFELNRSGELHFSELFRKKVSRGEVVVTFLALLEMYKINNIRLFQNRVFQEIIIRQRTEE
- the scpB gene encoding SMC-Scp complex subunit ScpB is translated as MQELSKSNKKRLKGIIEGILFAAGEPVALRELEKAMELDGNTIQELMSELEKDYGGVERGLRLVQVNKTWQLSTKPEHYDFIKQVLGQQEASGLSKAALETLSIIAYRQPITRIDIDNLRGVSSNSSVQRLLDRGLIKEAGRMEAPGRPILYKTTPAFLKTVQLKRIEDLPDFKQFAEGEQQKFEIAASTAENMEINTVEEMN
- a CDS encoding pseudouridine synthase; translated protein: MRLQKYMAQCGVASRRKSEELIAAGRVCVNGETVLTPGFQVNPGVDTVTVNGKAIAEDQKIYVLLNKPKGVVSTSADRHADQTVMDLLPVRERLFTVGRLDKDTEGLLILTNDGDLTFRLTHPSHEFDKVYEGLVKGIPAADELRRFAEGVEIEEDDHTLHTTAPASVQVLKTYRSTALLQMTIHEGRKRQIRKMCAAIHHPVIHLKRVAIGSITLKGLKAGEWRYLTEEEIRYLRGEKDD
- a CDS encoding class I SAM-dependent methyltransferase — translated: MSFLSHARGVPVPSINDFRRVTLLAGAMMAGHLREGDSAIDATAGTGADTCLLARSVGASGKVYAFDIQKEALEETEQRLSAEGLRDRVLLFHRGHEEMKCLPELRQDSKIMGIMFNLGYLPHGDKAVYTKTDTTLAALESSVTLLAPKGLLTLCLYRHPAGLDESRAAEKWCAQLGTGFNVHKLETINKNNPPYLIMVEKTK
- a CDS encoding MurR/RpiR family transcriptional regulator, which gives rise to MRQITEMNQSDTKHDSKPELRDIFAEIKERYKDLSKSHKKIAAFVMKNYEKAPDMSAIKVAQHVKVSEATVVRFALSLGYEGYPEFRKALKNEINSKLTTIERINMTLGDEEKEKLMQRSVAAVLKSDIKSINGTLEAFDYDALKECVDLIRGAGKVVIIGFRTTSLLTEHLGYYLNLILDDVRVINHGVTDVYEHLIKIGEGDVVIAMSFPRYAQKTYEAIQFLKNRGPRIITISDSEHAPINEFADYKLIAKSNVYSFVDSLVAPLSLINALVVAVGFKNIKETKQTFNELEEIWKEHYIYTGDEFVKDL
- a CDS encoding NAD(P)/FAD-dependent oxidoreductase — translated: MKKTAIIGGGPAGMTAAIAALRSGQQVDLYDQNEKLGKKLYITGKGRCNLTNHCDISEFFDSIVTNKNFLYSALYTFTNDAFMEMMEENGCPLKVERGERVFPKSDKSSDIIKTFRKILEREGAQVYLNHRIAAIETGEDSDGKRVTGIRLENGRVENYDRIILATGGRSYLSTGSDGSGFKMARELGHRVTPLRPSLVGVNIQEAWVPELQGLSLRNVGLTMKKGKKKVRYEAGEMLFTHFGVSGPLVLTMSAFMKPPCEDYTLTIDLKPALSMEQMDARLQRDFEKYHNKHFINSLVDLLPSKMIPVMVKCSGIPEDKKVNQVTREERRHLAELFKGLTLHVTSLQDINTAIITSGGVDVREIDPSTMESKLVRGLYFAGEMIDVDALTGGFNIQIAASTGWLAGLSEEG